A part of Pseudoalteromonas arctica A 37-1-2 genomic DNA contains:
- the yrfG gene encoding GMP/IMP nucleotidase encodes MLNWSKIDTVLLDMDGTLLDLHYDSHFWLNVIPAQHALARGISLDAAKADILKRYQAVSGQIQWYCLDYWEQQLSLPIMELKRESQHLIKMREDVPHFLTELKKAGKELILLTNAHPESVMLKFEHTAIDNYLDGVVSTHEYGVSKEQQSLWHQVQKDLGFNKQRTLFVDDSVPVLNAAREYGIEHLLAVANPDSQQPHNEIADYLSVTDYRKII; translated from the coding sequence ATGTTAAATTGGTCAAAAATCGATACCGTTTTGCTCGACATGGATGGAACATTACTCGATTTACATTACGACAGTCATTTTTGGCTTAACGTTATTCCTGCGCAACACGCATTAGCAAGGGGCATTAGCCTAGATGCAGCTAAAGCAGATATTTTAAAACGCTATCAAGCTGTGAGCGGTCAAATACAGTGGTATTGTTTAGATTATTGGGAGCAGCAATTAAGCTTGCCTATAATGGAGCTTAAACGAGAGTCTCAGCATTTAATTAAAATGCGCGAAGACGTACCTCATTTTTTAACTGAGCTTAAAAAAGCAGGCAAAGAGTTAATTTTACTTACCAACGCCCACCCTGAGAGTGTCATGCTTAAATTTGAGCATACAGCGATTGATAACTACCTAGATGGCGTAGTGTCGACTCATGAATATGGAGTAAGTAAAGAGCAACAAAGTTTGTGGCACCAAGTACAAAAAGACTTAGGATTTAATAAGCAGCGCACTTTGTTTGTAGATGACAGTGTGCCGGTTTTGAATGCCGCACGAGAATACGGCATTGAGCACTTACTTGCAGTTGCTAACCCAGATAGCCAACAACCACATAACGAAATAGCCGATTACCTAAGTGTTACCGACTATCGTAAGATTATCTAA
- a CDS encoding dUTP diphosphatase, whose protein sequence is MSANLNKLVVMLEMQNAMNTKVHEQWFTQGFEWYRAIWVECAEMLDHHGWKWWKKQTPDTEQVILELVDIFHFGLSLRIDGETSYEDLAKQLETELSNAQQADDFKQTLEILAASAVADKTFNAGAFAGCMAQMGMDIDDLYRGYVGKNTLNFFRQDHGYKDGSYIKEWNGQEDNEHLVEVVKSLDTEHADFAKLVYQGLEARYPKI, encoded by the coding sequence ATGTCTGCCAATTTAAACAAGCTAGTAGTGATGCTAGAAATGCAAAACGCCATGAATACTAAAGTACATGAGCAATGGTTTACTCAAGGGTTTGAATGGTACCGCGCTATTTGGGTTGAGTGTGCTGAAATGTTGGATCATCATGGTTGGAAATGGTGGAAAAAACAAACACCAGATACTGAACAAGTTATTTTAGAGTTGGTTGATATTTTTCATTTTGGTCTATCGCTTAGAATTGACGGCGAAACTAGCTACGAAGACTTAGCAAAGCAACTTGAAACTGAGCTTAGTAATGCTCAACAAGCTGATGACTTTAAACAAACACTAGAGATATTAGCGGCTTCTGCAGTTGCAGATAAAACGTTTAATGCAGGTGCCTTTGCCGGCTGTATGGCGCAAATGGGTATGGATATTGATGATTTATATCGCGGCTACGTAGGTAAAAACACGTTAAACTTTTTCCGCCAAGATCACGGTTACAAAGATGGTAGCTATATTAAAGAATGGAATGGGCAAGAAGATAACGAGCATTTAGTTGAAGTAGTTAAAAGCCTTGATACAGAACATGCAGATTTTGCAAAGTTAGTATATCAAGGGCTAGAAGCGCGTTACCCAAAAATTTAA
- a CDS encoding YacL family protein yields MEYQFIRDPISGLRIKISSEHAIIGRWLNEEIGKDKVAMVQALIASVSSSYEPLTLKGQEIDLILTKDEALFEAHALHQDSEDLIAYQDDDLALEENGLSSGCGFEDFIDLIDSWHEFTTSR; encoded by the coding sequence ATGGAATATCAATTTATTCGCGACCCTATTAGTGGGCTACGTATTAAAATAAGCAGTGAACACGCTATTATTGGTCGCTGGCTAAACGAAGAAATAGGCAAAGACAAAGTAGCCATGGTGCAAGCGCTTATTGCATCGGTGAGTTCAAGCTATGAGCCGCTAACGCTAAAAGGCCAAGAAATAGATTTAATATTAACGAAAGACGAAGCATTATTTGAAGCCCATGCGCTTCATCAAGACAGCGAAGACCTAATAGCGTATCAAGATGACGATTTAGCGCTTGAAGAAAATGGTTTAAGTAGTGGTTGTGGCTTTGAAGATTTCATTGATTTAATTGATTCATGGCATGAGTTTACGACGTCACGATAA
- the uvrD gene encoding DNA helicase II, which produces MDVSQLLDGLNDKQRDAVAAPLQNMLVLAGAGSGKTRVLVHRIAWLMQVEQASAYSIFAVTFTNKAAKEMRGRVEETLKAPVGGMWIGTFHGLSHRILRAHHREANLPEAFQILDSDDQLRMIKRLLKSMNIDDKKWPAKQFGWYISAKKDEALRPKDIQAYDINEQMMLRVYAAYQEACDRAGLVDFAEILLRSYEVLKNNPTLLRHYQQRFAHMLVDEFQDTNTIQYAWLKLLAGDTNSIMIVGDDDQSIYGWRGAKIENIKRFLTDFSAETIRLEQNYRSTATILKASNALIQNNSERMGKSLWTDGNDGEPISIYAAFNELDEARFVSSKLRSWLNAGNALQDAAILYRSNAQSRVLEEAMLQEGLKYRIYGGMRFFERQEIKDALSYLRLVGNRQDDAAFERVINTPARGIGDKTLSHIRDCARAESLPLWYAAKAIVEQQHLSGRASGAVSKFVELVEQIEDKISDLTLHEQAKYTIQTSGLMAMYQAEKGEKGRARVENLEELISACDQYELPEDEEYSSPLQGFLAHTSLESGEGQAEEHEDAVQMMTLHSAKGLEFPLVFMVGVEEGMFPSQQSNEESGRLEEERRLCYVGMTRAMDKLYISHAESRRLYGQEKYHSPSRFLREIPEDCVEEIRIKTQVSRPPAAGRFSASVSHAAFEDSGFNLGQRVLHAKFGVGTVLNYEGSGAQSRVQVNFDDLGSKWLVTAYARLQAV; this is translated from the coding sequence ATGGACGTTTCACAATTACTCGATGGCTTAAATGACAAACAACGCGATGCCGTTGCAGCCCCACTACAAAACATGCTGGTATTAGCAGGTGCTGGGTCTGGTAAAACACGAGTGTTAGTTCATCGTATTGCGTGGCTTATGCAAGTTGAGCAAGCCTCCGCTTACAGTATTTTTGCAGTTACCTTTACTAATAAAGCCGCTAAAGAAATGCGTGGCCGCGTTGAAGAAACACTCAAAGCGCCTGTAGGTGGTATGTGGATTGGTACTTTCCATGGTTTATCGCATCGTATTTTACGTGCTCATCACCGTGAAGCTAACTTACCTGAAGCCTTTCAAATTTTAGACTCTGACGATCAGCTTCGGATGATCAAGCGCTTATTAAAATCGATGAATATTGATGATAAAAAATGGCCTGCTAAACAATTTGGCTGGTACATAAGCGCCAAAAAAGATGAAGCACTTCGCCCTAAAGATATTCAAGCATACGATATTAACGAGCAAATGATGCTGCGTGTTTATGCCGCCTATCAAGAGGCCTGTGATAGAGCGGGCCTAGTTGATTTTGCTGAAATATTACTACGCAGCTACGAAGTATTAAAAAATAACCCTACGTTACTACGTCATTATCAGCAACGCTTTGCACATATGCTCGTAGACGAGTTCCAAGATACAAATACCATTCAATATGCTTGGTTAAAGTTACTTGCTGGCGATACTAACAGCATTATGATTGTAGGCGACGATGACCAAAGCATTTATGGTTGGCGTGGTGCTAAAATCGAAAACATTAAACGTTTTTTAACTGACTTCAGTGCAGAAACCATTCGCCTTGAACAAAACTACCGTTCAACCGCGACTATTTTGAAAGCGTCCAACGCATTAATTCAAAATAACTCAGAACGTATGGGTAAAAGCTTGTGGACCGACGGTAACGACGGCGAGCCAATCTCTATTTATGCAGCATTTAATGAGTTAGACGAAGCACGCTTTGTAAGTAGCAAACTACGAAGCTGGTTAAATGCAGGTAATGCCCTACAAGATGCCGCAATTTTATACCGTAGTAACGCGCAATCTCGTGTACTCGAGGAGGCCATGCTGCAAGAAGGCTTAAAATACCGTATTTATGGTGGTATGCGATTCTTCGAACGACAAGAAATTAAAGATGCGCTTTCGTACTTACGTCTAGTGGGTAATCGTCAAGACGATGCCGCGTTTGAACGTGTAATTAATACGCCAGCACGCGGTATTGGTGATAAAACATTGAGCCATATACGTGATTGTGCACGAGCAGAATCATTACCGCTTTGGTATGCCGCAAAAGCAATTGTAGAACAACAGCATTTATCTGGTCGTGCTTCTGGTGCAGTAAGTAAGTTTGTAGAACTAGTTGAACAAATAGAAGATAAAATTAGCGATCTAACTTTGCATGAGCAAGCCAAGTACACAATTCAAACCTCAGGCTTGATGGCAATGTACCAAGCTGAAAAAGGTGAAAAAGGCCGTGCTCGCGTAGAAAACTTAGAAGAACTAATTAGCGCATGTGACCAGTACGAACTTCCTGAAGACGAAGAATACAGCTCGCCTTTACAAGGCTTTTTAGCACATACATCACTTGAGTCAGGTGAAGGGCAGGCAGAAGAACACGAAGACGCTGTTCAAATGATGACACTTCACTCAGCGAAAGGATTAGAGTTTCCGTTAGTGTTTATGGTGGGCGTAGAAGAAGGCATGTTCCCTTCTCAGCAAAGTAACGAAGAGTCGGGTCGCTTAGAAGAAGAGCGCCGCCTTTGTTATGTAGGCATGACACGAGCAATGGATAAGTTATACATTAGCCATGCTGAGAGTCGCCGCTTATACGGGCAAGAAAAATACCATAGCCCATCACGCTTTTTACGCGAAATACCTGAGGACTGCGTAGAAGAAATCCGTATTAAAACACAGGTTTCTCGCCCGCCTGCCGCCGGGCGTTTTAGTGCATCAGTTAGCCATGCAGCATTTGAAGACAGTGGCTTTAACTTAGGACAACGAGTTTTGCATGCTAAGTTTGGTGTTGGTACCGTACTTAATTACGAAGGCAGTGGCGCGCAATCTCGCGTACAAGTTAACTTTGACGACCTTGGCAGTAAATGGTTAGTAACGGCCTATGCACGATTACAAGCTGTATAA
- a CDS encoding GNAT family N-acetyltransferase codes for MHDYKLYKAHLNELEQQLAGAYHRQLVLITGSPAWCYELLNSLIDENNTLVVSKQCAIKNSYWPTRTHQILGQEFAHAVYDGFSGLHPDKLAALTGTVKAGGILFLLLPELNDLASWQDPSLSTVQSHGQSIDYSLFNQRFAAIIKQLPAFHFSEKNGCISNLVSSVTDNKIDYLPQQNCVEQIVKVANGRANRPLLINADRGRGKSAALGLAAAKLTDKKVIICSTQFKATHSSFKHLANELSLQYNAEHKQLANLHYVAPDALLNALPECDLLLIDEAAAIPVPLLLKMLAHYPRIVFASTLVGYEGNGRGYTIRFSNYIKAHYKASKVVTLDEPLRFAKHDPLEKHIRTLLALDAQYKELSSEQLEQPVHSEITQQSLVNNEPLLQQVIALLALAHYQSSVNDLRQLLDAPSQRIFISKINNQLVGVCLIAIEGGLSEELALQVISGERRPQGHLMAQTLSQLSFNNDYLTQLSARVVRIAIDPSSHNMGFGKKLLSYCESQVKSQCSWFGASFGATAQLLNFWQKKGFDTVKLGYQRDKSTAEHSALVVKCLSNKSAIIQPLKKQFKNDFFYALLTNFKTLDWQLVSILIEGFSDELVSPETRERLALLVNSNFTQFNISATLWQVVNQSPSCMSQLTESDKQLLIKLVLQNECNEKVIQHLGLLGKKQLENHFKRAIKNLTSAI; via the coding sequence ATGCACGATTACAAGCTGTATAAAGCTCACCTAAATGAGTTAGAACAACAACTAGCTGGCGCGTATCATCGTCAGCTAGTGTTGATTACGGGTAGCCCTGCTTGGTGTTATGAATTACTTAACTCATTAATAGATGAAAACAATACACTTGTTGTATCAAAGCAGTGCGCGATTAAAAATTCGTACTGGCCTACTCGCACTCACCAAATTTTAGGGCAAGAATTTGCTCATGCTGTTTACGATGGTTTTAGTGGTTTACACCCTGATAAACTTGCAGCACTTACCGGCACCGTTAAAGCAGGCGGTATACTGTTTTTATTACTGCCCGAATTAAATGATTTAGCCTCTTGGCAAGACCCCTCATTAAGTACAGTGCAATCACACGGTCAGAGTATTGACTACAGTTTATTTAATCAACGTTTCGCGGCTATTATTAAGCAATTACCCGCTTTTCATTTTAGTGAAAAAAATGGCTGTATTAGTAATCTCGTCAGCTCTGTTACGGATAATAAAATTGATTATCTACCACAGCAAAACTGCGTTGAACAAATAGTAAAAGTAGCTAATGGCCGTGCCAACAGACCTTTACTCATTAATGCCGATAGAGGTAGAGGCAAGTCGGCAGCACTTGGCTTAGCTGCCGCAAAATTGACTGATAAAAAAGTAATTATTTGCAGCACTCAGTTTAAAGCGACCCATAGTAGCTTTAAACATTTAGCCAACGAGCTGAGCCTTCAATACAACGCTGAACATAAACAGCTCGCCAACTTGCACTACGTTGCACCTGACGCGTTATTAAATGCATTACCTGAGTGCGATTTATTACTCATTGATGAAGCTGCCGCGATCCCTGTTCCGTTATTGCTAAAAATGCTAGCTCATTACCCTCGTATAGTCTTTGCAAGTACACTGGTTGGGTATGAGGGCAATGGTAGGGGTTACACCATTCGCTTTAGTAACTATATAAAAGCGCACTATAAAGCCTCTAAAGTTGTAACGCTTGATGAGCCACTGCGTTTTGCCAAACACGATCCCCTCGAGAAGCACATTCGCACCTTGCTTGCACTCGATGCACAATATAAAGAGTTAAGTAGTGAGCAATTAGAGCAGCCAGTTCATAGCGAAATAACTCAGCAATCCCTTGTAAACAATGAGCCTTTACTGCAACAAGTTATTGCCCTGCTTGCATTGGCTCACTATCAAAGTAGTGTAAACGATTTACGCCAACTACTAGACGCACCATCGCAACGAATATTCATCAGCAAAATTAACAATCAATTAGTTGGTGTATGTTTAATCGCAATAGAAGGTGGTTTAAGTGAAGAACTTGCTCTACAGGTTATAAGCGGAGAGCGCCGCCCACAGGGTCATTTAATGGCTCAAACCCTCTCACAACTTAGTTTTAATAATGACTACTTAACACAGTTGAGCGCTCGCGTTGTACGAATAGCGATTGATCCGAGTTCTCACAATATGGGTTTTGGTAAAAAGCTACTTAGCTATTGCGAGTCGCAAGTAAAAAGCCAATGTAGTTGGTTTGGTGCAAGCTTTGGCGCAACAGCGCAGCTACTTAACTTTTGGCAAAAAAAAGGGTTTGATACCGTAAAACTGGGTTATCAACGCGATAAAAGCACAGCTGAACATTCAGCGCTTGTGGTTAAATGCTTAAGCAATAAAAGTGCAATTATCCAACCTTTGAAAAAGCAGTTTAAAAACGACTTTTTTTATGCTCTTTTAACAAATTTTAAAACACTAGACTGGCAACTTGTAAGTATTTTAATTGAAGGATTTAGCGATGAGTTAGTAAGCCCCGAGACTCGCGAACGATTAGCCTTGCTCGTAAACAGTAACTTCACTCAATTTAATATCTCTGCGACTCTCTGGCAGGTAGTGAATCAGTCTCCTTCTTGTATGTCTCAATTAACAGAGTCTGATAAACAACTTTTAATAAAGTTAGTGCTGCAAAATGAATGTAATGAAAAAGTGATTCAACACTTAGGTTTATTAGGAAAAAAGCAGCTTGAGAATCACTTTAAACGTGCCATAAAAAACCTCACTAGTGCCATCTAA
- the rplQ gene encoding 50S ribosomal protein L17, whose protein sequence is MRHRKSGRQLNRNSSHRKAMFSNMAGSLVKHEIIKTTLPKAKELRRVIEPLITLAKTDSVANRRLAFARTRDNEVVGKLFSEIGPRNADRPGGYTRILKCGFRTGDNAPMAYIELVGRPATSEAVQEDAQSAE, encoded by the coding sequence ATGCGCCATCGTAAGAGTGGTCGTCAATTAAACCGTAACAGTAGCCATCGTAAAGCGATGTTTAGCAATATGGCAGGTTCTTTGGTGAAACATGAAATCATCAAAACTACTTTGCCTAAAGCGAAAGAGTTACGTCGTGTAATTGAACCTTTAATCACACTGGCTAAGACTGACAGTGTAGCAAATCGCCGTTTAGCGTTTGCTCGCACGCGTGATAATGAAGTTGTTGGTAAATTATTCAGTGAAATCGGTCCACGTAACGCGGATCGTCCAGGTGGTTACACTCGTATTCTTAAGTGTGGCTTCCGTACTGGTGATAATGCACCAATGGCTTATATTGAACTAGTTGGTCGCCCAGCGACTAGCGAAGCAGTTCAAGAAGACGCACAGTCTGCAGAGTAA